A region of Rattus rattus isolate New Zealand chromosome 7, Rrattus_CSIRO_v1, whole genome shotgun sequence DNA encodes the following proteins:
- the Gsc gene encoding homeobox protein goosecoid yields MPASMFSIDNILAARPRCKDAVLPVAPSAAAPVVFPALHGDSLYGAGGGTSSDYGAFYPRPVAPGGAGLPAAVGGSRLGYNSYFYGQLHVQAAPVGPACCGAVPPLGAQQCSCVPTPPGYEGPGSVLVSPVPHQMLPYMNVGTLSRTELQLLNQLHCRRKRRHRTIFTDEQLEALENLFQETKYPDVGTREQLARKVHLREEKVEVWFKNRRAKWRRQKRSSSEESENAEKWNKTSLKASPEKREEEGKSDLDSDS; encoded by the exons ATGCCCGCCAGCATGTTCAGCATCGACAACATCCTGGCCGCCCGGCCGCGCTGCAAAGACGCGGTGCTCCCGGTGGCGCCCAGCGCCGCGGCTCCGGTGGTCTTTCCGGCTCTGCACGGGGACTCGCTCTACGGCGCGGGCGGCGGCACCTCCTCGGACTACGGCGCCTTCTACCCGCGTCCTGTGGCCCCTGGAGGCGCGGGCCTCCCGGCCGCGGTCGGCGGCTCCCGCCTGGGCTACAACAGCTACTTCTACGGGCAGCTGCACGTGCAGGCGGCGCCCGTGGGCCCGGCCTGCTGCGGGGCTGTGCCGCCGCTGGGCGCCCAGCAGTGCTCCTGCGTCCCGACGCCCCCAG GCTACGAGGGCCCCGGTTCTGTACTGGTGTCTCCAGTGCCGCACCAGATGCTGCCCTATATGAACGTGGGCACGCTGTCGCGCACCGAGCTGCAGCTGCTCAACCAGCTGCACTGTCGACGGAAGCGGCGGCACCGCACCATCTTCACCGACGAGCAGCTCGAAGCCCTGGAGAACCTCTTCCAGGAGACAAAGTACCCAGATGTGGGCACTCGGGAGCAACTGGCCCGGAAGGTGCACCTCcgggaggagaaggtggag GTCTGGTTTAAGAACCGCCGAGCCAAATGGAGACGACAGAAGCGATCCTCCTCAGAGGAGTCGGAAAACGCTGAGAAGTGGAACAAGACGTCCTTGAAAGCCTCgccagagaagagggaagaggaaggtaaAAGCGATTTGGACTCGGACAGCTGA